The stretch of DNA GGGCCTGCAGCTCAATCTCCAGGGCATTGACCGTGCGTCTCAGCTCAATGATCTCCGCCTGGTAGGACTGCAGCTGCTCCGAGCTGGACACCACCTGCTggttcagttcctcagtctgaaacacacacacacgggaccCAGTCAGAAATACCGGGGACTCGGCTTCAGAAGTCGACAGAAGCCACTTAGAATCATGAGCCAAGGACTGTCCAGATCACCCCGTCCACCCCATTCATCTCACCCTTGAGATCACTGTCACCTTCAGGACAGCAGTATGCCCAAGGTGCACAGTGAAGTTGAAACAGGGCTGGGACTCAAACTCAGGTTTTTGATTCAGAGCCTCAAGGTCACTTCTGTGACCTACCATGGGTCTCTATTGCACTGACAGTTTCCAGGTACCCACCTGGGTGTTAAACCAGTCCTCAGCCTCCCGGCGGTTATTTTCCACCAGGGTCTCATACTggcacctcatctcattcagaacACGGTTCAGGTCAACGGGTGGGGCAGCGTCCACCTCGACGTTGAGTCGATCACCCAGCTGGCAGCGCAGGGAGTTCACTTCCTGTAGCACAGACCAGGGTCAGCACTAACTTTCCCAGGTGGATGCCTCCCCCATGCCTACCTGCTCCCCATGTTCACTTGCTCCCCGTGCTCACCTACCCCCCAACCTCACCTTCTCTCCCAGTTTCACCTGCTCCTCATGCTCACCTGCCCCCCATGCTCTTCTGTTCTCCATGCTTACCTGTCCCCCAGCCTCACCTTCTCCCCCAGCTTCACCTTCTCCCCCAGCTTCACCTGTTCCCCATGCCTACCCTGGCTCCCCATGCTCACCTGCCCCCATGCTCACCTCCTCATGATTCTTCTTGAGGCAGAGAAGCTCCTCCTTCAGGGACTCCACCTGGGCCTCCAGGTCGGCCTTGCACAGGGTCAGATCATCCAGGATCCTACGTAGgccattcatgtctgactccacCAGCTGCCGCATGGATACCTCGGTCTCGTACCTGGTAGGTACATAACAGGATGCCTGAAgctgttttttccttctattatcTATGTCAGATCCCACCCCAGACTGGCCTGGTGCTGTGTGTCCTGCCTTATGTCTCAGTGATTCAGGGCAACCCAAAACCTGAGTCTGGACGCCACCCATGTCCAGCTGTACCAACCCCAACCAAAGGGCAAATGGGACAGCTCACTTGGTCCTGAAGTCATCTGCAGCCAGCTTGGCATTGTCAATCTGCACCACCAGCCTGGAGTTCTCAGACTTGGTGCACAGGGTCTGGGGAAATAAAGAAGTGActtcagggaaagaaaagacattCTGCTGGCAGGAGCTCCCCATTCTGCTGCCCTGCTCAGCTGGCATGGGCTGTCTTTGGAGGGAGAGGGTCACCCATCCCTGGGCTCTTGGCAGCTGAGGCTCCATGAAACTTATGGGCGTGCTGTAGGGATCACAGCGGGAAACCCTAAGGTCCCTAGCAACACAGGGCATCTCAGACCTGTAACCTGGGTTAGAGACAGGGACACGCTGCAGGGAAGACCTGACACGGCGGCTTCTTCCTGTCTTCCTGTCTCCCAGGACTGGAGGGGTCTCTCAGTAGGTCATTAGCAAGAACATACTCTATGATTCCCTGGACACAAATGCTCCCTTCCAGGAGTTGGCTAGGACTTTCTGGGGATGCGGGCTGGGCAAGAAGGAAACTTATGAAAGGCTCTCCCAGAGTTAGTTATAGGAAACCTGGTCTGCACCAAACACCTTTAAGCCCAATCCCCTTaccttagaaaagaaagaaaaaaataaattcaaacccaGAGCTTGTGGTATTACATTAAAGGTCTCACAATCAGTTAGTTCATAGAGTTTGTACTCAGACTCAGACTCCACTAACCACCCCCTGGATCAGTCAGTTAACCAgcctgagcctcagtgttctcatctgtaaaatggccaaATGATACCTCCTTGGAAGGAGCGAAGGAGGCCACAGCTGTGACCAAGCTTTGTGACCTCTGAAGTGTCCCATGGGAACAGAGGTACCAGGCTGGTGCTGGTGGCCCCAGGCTCTGTCTCAGACCCCCTCACCTTCTTCTGGAGCTCCTCGATGGTCTGGAAGTAAGACTGGTAGTCGGGGCACAGGTAGGGCACCTGTTGCTCACACCACTCGTGGATGCGGCTCTCCAGCTCCGCGTTCTCCCGCTCCAGCTGCCGCACCTTCTCCAGGTAGCTGGCCAGCCGGTCGTTTAGGAACTGCATGGTCTCCTTCTCATTGCCTGTAAGAATGCCCTCACCAAACCAGCCCCCGGCCATGCCGTAGCTGGTAGCAAAGCCTCCAGAGgggaggcagagagcaggcaggcagctggCGGCCCTGCAGCTGCTCTTGCCCAGCCCGACTGAACAGGCAGAGAAACTCCGAGGCCCCCGGGAGAAGCTGGGGAGCTTGCAAGAGCTGCTGGAGAATATTGTGGACACGCGAGCCGAGCCCCCACCAGCCCCTCCCGGGACCTTGAGAGACCCTGACGAGAAGCTGGCCTTGAGGCATTTGGAAGCCATGACTTGGACAGCACACGTGATGGAGCTTCGAGCCCGGAAACCCCCTGACACAGAGAAGCAGCTTCTTATGCCCGGGTTTATATCTCCACCCCAATGGGCGTTGTTCTTTACAAAGTGTTTTCTCCTTGTTAAAGTTAATACCACTTTCCATCAGAACCCCTCATTAACCTCATGTTTAGCTTCCCATGAACATTTCCCGGCCTCATAAAAAAAACCAGCCCTGTTGGACCGGGGGCTATGTCAAGACTCATCTCCAGCTCCCCATGTCCCCCGGAGGACCAAGTCTTCATCTGTTCTTCAAAGAAGCCTGTCATCAGCGTCCAGAGGTGTGGGAGTCCAGCCGCTCTCTCAACTTTCTCCAGCAGCGTCTCCTTTGATGAGCCCTAGGGCATACAGGAGGTCTCAGGCTGGCTCCTGGGAGATGGACGAGCAAGCCTGATGGTTGTAGAAAGATGGGGACCTGGTGCCTAGGGAGACACAGAAGGCTCTAGAATGGGCTGAGAAATATGACTCTGGTGACCAACTCTCCCAGTTTCTCCAGGATTGTTCTGGTTTCTGTGATAAAGTCCCATGTCCCAGGAACCCCTTAATCCTGGGGAAAATGGGACACTTGGTCACCCCAGGTACAGCAGAGCCTTGAGAAACACATCCCTGCTCCCTTTCTTGTCAGGAAATCTCCTCCAGTTGTGTAGCCTCAGCGCTAGCCCAAACCACTAAAGGTCGGCTCACTGAGCACCTGCCCATGGTGACCCCTCCCATGTGTAGGAAGGTATGCCTCTCCAGGCCCTGGGTAAATAATGGAGAAGGCTTCTCTTCTGGTTGCCTGGGGACAGGGGAGCGGTCCTGTTCACAGCCCCCTCAGAAGCGCATAGAGCTTGACTTTATCTCTGCTATAGTTGTctgtttccctgatagctcagttggtaaagaatctgcctgtgatgcaggagaccccagttcaattcctgggttgagaagatcccctggagaaggggtaggctacccactctagtattcttgggcttacctggtggctcagctggtaaagaatctgcctgcaatgcaggagacctgggctcaatccctgggttgggacgatcccctggggaagggaaaggctattcagtccagtattctggcctagagaattccataagctgtatagtccatggagtcgcaaagggtcggacacaactgagcgacttgcacttcatttcatttcatagttGTCTGGACTGATGCTGACAGCTTGACAAGAGTGGGCTACTTTTCAGCAGATCCGATCTGCAAGCAAGGGAGACCCATAAGAGGGACCAGGAACTGAGTCAGTTTGGGAGTATCAGGAAGAGCTCTGTAGGACTTGCCTTCTGGGTGGCCCTGCCATCTTGGTTCCTGCTCACTCttcttattattgtttagtcactcagtcgtgttcaactctttttgcaaccccacctactatagtccaccaggctcctctgtccatggggatttcccaagcaagaacactagagtggattgccgttaccctctccaggggatcttcccaacccagggatcaaaccagcatctcttgtattgccaggtggattctttaccactgagccacgtgaaaagccgactcactcttctgctgctgctgctgctgctgcgtcacttcaatTCAGGAGAGCGACCATCAGCCAAGTGCTGCATTAGTCCTCACATTGCCTTGTGAGCCCTGGTGTATCATCTTCATCTCAAAGCTGTGAAAACCAAGACCCAGAGTTAATTAGAGCTCACCCAAAGGCCTCCAGCTACAAAGCCAAGCTGCCAATCTGAGTCCAGCTGAGCCCTCTCCACTACACTGCCCGCCTGCACCTCTGCTCTAGAACCAGCTATTGGACATGGTCGGGCTCATGCAGAATGGAAAGGACAGAAAGGAGTGGCCTTCTTTGGATGGTCAGCAGCCTCTGTTGTCCCAGGAGAAGCAGCACAGCATTGAGGTTATGTGTAAATCCTGTGAGTTCAGATCCCGGCCCCACCACGTCCCCAGTCGCGTGCCTTCACTTCTCTCCACCTCTCTGTTTCCTTCCCTGTGAAATG from Bos mutus isolate GX-2022 chromosome 19, NWIPB_WYAK_1.1, whole genome shotgun sequence encodes:
- the KRT35 gene encoding keratin, type I cuticular Ha5, with translation MASKCLKASFSSGSLKVPGGAGGGSARVSTIFSSSSCKLPSFSRGPRSFSACSVGLGKSSCRAASCLPALCLPSGGFATSYGMAGGWFGEGILTGNEKETMQFLNDRLASYLEKVRQLERENAELESRIHEWCEQQVPYLCPDYQSYFQTIEELQKKTLCTKSENSRLVVQIDNAKLAADDFRTKYETEVSMRQLVESDMNGLRRILDDLTLCKADLEAQVESLKEELLCLKKNHEEEVNSLRCQLGDRLNVEVDAAPPVDLNRVLNEMRCQYETLVENNRREAEDWFNTQTEELNQQVVSSSEQLQSYQAEIIELRRTVNALEIELQAQHSMRDALESTLAETEARYSSQLAQMQGLIGNVESQLAEIRCDLERQNQEYQVLLDVRARLECEINTYRGLLDSEDCKLPCNPCAPDHSPSKSCLPCLPAASCGPGTAGTTCSPRPICVPCPGSRF